Proteins from a genomic interval of Coccinella septempunctata chromosome 2, icCocSept1.1, whole genome shotgun sequence:
- the LOC123307097 gene encoding 3'-5' ssDNA/RNA exonuclease TatD has translation MESTAKDENSNTCNNMEKCYENYILIDIGANLTNKKYSRDLDAVIQRAKDSGVQKIMVTGTSVKASKEALRLTRIYPETLYSTAGIHPHDAKSYDEDEWQDLKNIASSPECVAIGECGLDFNRNFSEPEIQKDVFRKHIELAIELNKPLFIHERDAYEDLLKILDEYTGKLPPIVIHCFTGTDEQALGYLSKDFYIGLTGYLCKDKSDSGVRKLLSEGGIPLDRLLVETDAPFMYPNIRASKLPAHVKESLTERSSTFLNRYCTFQRNEPCSLPVIVEMIAAFMKKRPEDVALSTSFNALKLFGLSQ, from the exons ATGGAAAGTACAGCTAAAGATGAAAATTCCAATACCTGCAACAACATGGAGAAATGTTATGAAAACTATATTTTGATTGATATTGGAGCAAATTTAACTAATAAAAAATACTCCAGAGACTTGGATGCTGTTATACAAAGAGCAAAAGATTCag GTGTTCAGAAAATTATGGTGACTGGTACATCAGTGAAAGCAAGTAAAGAGGCTTTAAGATTGACAAGAATATACCCTGAAACACTTTACTCAACCGCAG GTATTCACCCTCATGATGCCAAATCTTATGATGAAGACGAATGGcaagatttgaaaaatattgcaTCTAGTCCAGAATGTGTGGCTATAGGAGAATGTGGCCTCGATTTCAACAGGAATTTTTCAGAGCCAGAAATACAGAAAGATGTCTTCAGGAAACAT atcgAATTAGCGATAGAACTTAATAAACCTCTATTTATTCACGAGAGAGATGCCTATGAGGATTTACTTAAAATATTAGATGAATATACTGGAAAATTGCCGCCAATTGTGATACATTGTTTTACTGGAACTGACGAACAAGCACTGGGATATTTGAGTAAAGATTTTTACATTGGATTAACAG gCTACCTTTGTAAAGATAAATCAGACAGTGGTGTGAGGAAATTACTTTCAGAAGGTGGTATTCCTTTGGATAGGTTATTGGTAGAAACCGATGCCCCCTTTATGTATCCGAACATAAGGGCCTCAAAATTACCGGCACATGTCAAGGAAAGTTTGACGGAGAG atcATCAACATTTCTGAATCGTTACTGCACCTTTCAGAGGAATGAACCATGTTCATTACCAGTTATCGTTGAGATGATAGCGGCCTTCATGAAAAAACGCCCAGAGGATGTAGCCCTATCTACATCATTCAACGCACTAAAGCTTTTCGGTTTATCTCAATAG
- the LOC123307107 gene encoding protein max isoform X3, translating to MSDDDRDIDVESDEGEDSDTRQPTVQRQTTGNQYYSQAEKRAHHNALERKRRDHIKDSFSSLRDTVPALNGEKASRAQILKKAAEYIMLMRRKNSSHQRDIDDLKRQNSLLEAQINQLEKAKATGSFSIDSGDRSSYNDSESDTSEGEMPVQRKRTKKVKSSHH from the exons ATGAGTGACGACGACAGAGATATAGACGTAGAAAGTGAT GAAGGAGAGGATTCGGATACAAGACAGCCAACTGTACAACGACAAACTACAGGCAATCAGTATTACTCCCAA gcagaaaaaaGAGCCCATCATAATGCTCTGGAACGAAAACGAAGAGATCATATCAAAGATAGTTTCAGCAGTTTGCGTGATACAGTTCCAGCGTTAAATGGTGAAAAA GCTAGTCGAGctcaaattctgaaaaaagctGCAGAATACATAATGCTCATGAGGAGAAAAAATTCATCACATCAAAGGGATATAGACGATTTAAAACGTCAAAACAGTTTATTAGAAGCTCAAA TAAATCAATTGGAGAAGGCCAAAGCAACGGGATCGTTTAGTATAGATTCAGGTGATAGAAGTAGCTACAATGACAGTGAATCAGATACATCTGAAGGAGAAATGCCAGTACAAAGAAAAAGAACTAAAAAGGTTAAGTCTTCTCACCACTAA
- the LOC123307107 gene encoding protein max isoform X1 has protein sequence MSDDDRDIDVESDEGEDSDTRQPTVQRQTTGNQYYSQAEKRAHHNALERKRRDHIKDSFSSLRDTVPALNGEKVASRAQILKKAAEYIMLMRRKNSSHQRDIDDLKRQNSLLEAQSKIYFLKEGIWRHFISILITVNQLEKAKATGSFSIDSGDRSSYNDSESDTSEGEMPVQRKRTKKVKSSHH, from the exons ATGAGTGACGACGACAGAGATATAGACGTAGAAAGTGAT GAAGGAGAGGATTCGGATACAAGACAGCCAACTGTACAACGACAAACTACAGGCAATCAGTATTACTCCCAA gcagaaaaaaGAGCCCATCATAATGCTCTGGAACGAAAACGAAGAGATCATATCAAAGATAGTTTCAGCAGTTTGCGTGATACAGTTCCAGCGTTAAATGGTGAAAAAGTA GCTAGTCGAGctcaaattctgaaaaaagctGCAGAATACATAATGCTCATGAGGAGAAAAAATTCATCACATCAAAGGGATATAGACGATTTAAAACGTCAAAACAGTTTATTAGAAGCTCAAAGTAAGATTTACTTCTTGAAGGAAGGAATATGGAggcattttatttcaattttaattacaGTAAATCAATTGGAGAAGGCCAAAGCAACGGGATCGTTTAGTATAGATTCAGGTGATAGAAGTAGCTACAATGACAGTGAATCAGATACATCTGAAGGAGAAATGCCAGTACAAAGAAAAAGAACTAAAAAGGTTAAGTCTTCTCACCACTAA
- the LOC123307107 gene encoding protein max isoform X2 — translation MSDDDRDIDVESDEGEDSDTRQPTVQRQTTGNQYYSQAEKRAHHNALERKRRDHIKDSFSSLRDTVPALNGEKVASRAQILKKAAEYIMLMRRKNSSHQRDIDDLKRQNSLLEAQINQLEKAKATGSFSIDSGDRSSYNDSESDTSEGEMPVQRKRTKKVKSSHH, via the exons ATGAGTGACGACGACAGAGATATAGACGTAGAAAGTGAT GAAGGAGAGGATTCGGATACAAGACAGCCAACTGTACAACGACAAACTACAGGCAATCAGTATTACTCCCAA gcagaaaaaaGAGCCCATCATAATGCTCTGGAACGAAAACGAAGAGATCATATCAAAGATAGTTTCAGCAGTTTGCGTGATACAGTTCCAGCGTTAAATGGTGAAAAAGTA GCTAGTCGAGctcaaattctgaaaaaagctGCAGAATACATAATGCTCATGAGGAGAAAAAATTCATCACATCAAAGGGATATAGACGATTTAAAACGTCAAAACAGTTTATTAGAAGCTCAAA TAAATCAATTGGAGAAGGCCAAAGCAACGGGATCGTTTAGTATAGATTCAGGTGATAGAAGTAGCTACAATGACAGTGAATCAGATACATCTGAAGGAGAAATGCCAGTACAAAGAAAAAGAACTAAAAAGGTTAAGTCTTCTCACCACTAA